The nucleotide window tatatataatttattataatctCAAGTTTCTTGAAGTAAACTTTTGGTAcgaaaatattaaaacatattactcctaataattaaaaatgtgtgTAGGTCATGGGTGTGTTGTGCACGCGCGTGTTGTGTGTGCGCGTGTGTTGTATGTGTTCATTTTTGTAAATTCCATCTAATTTTCTCATGGGCATGACAAGATATTTCAAACAAcattgttttaatattaattgaatTAGAATTAGCATGGTCAAATCCGGCCGTGACTTCAACGGAAAGCAAAAGCACATAAATGCGCAGGTTGATCTGCCTAGCTCTAGGctctagctatatataaatacGAACCCTACCCATCTCTTCCCTTCTCAAGCTCGCATTCTATAGCCCCCACTTCCCTCTAACCTCAAAGCTTCTTGGTTaggaattttaataaaaaaaggaaaaaaatatgagaagcATTGCCAGCACAAGCGCAGCAACAAAAGCTTCTCCATCAATGTCACCAGCACCATCTGTGTGGCAATCTCCTGTGCCGTACCTCTTCGGAGGGCTGGCGGCGATGCTGGGTCTGATAGCATTAGCTTTATTGATCTTGGCTTGCTCTTACTGGAGGCTCGCCGGGCAACTGGATGAGAGAGAAAGGCGCAGCGAGACGGATTTGGAGAGCAGCGGCGAAGGAAAAGATGCGAGGGATTCCGAGAGTAAGGTGCCAAAGGTTTACGAGGACAAGATCTTGGTGATCATGGCTGGGGATGAGAAGCCCACGTTCTTGGCCACCCCTGTACGCGCTAAAGCAGCGTCTTGTGGGGATGGGAATGTCGAGAAGGCCGGtgatcagaagaagaagaagaaaggagacAAAGCAGAGAACTTTGAGACAACGATAAAGGAAGTGGATGATCAAGATGAAGATACCAGGacagaagaaaataaagtgatATCCAACTCCCAGGAGACCTCAGAAGCCCAAGGTCACAACCAGTGAGCTGCTAGTTGGTTTCTTATTGGCCTCCTCTGAGagatttattgagtattttggtccattttcaatttatttttcctcttctttttggggttttggtttttgtttccGGACATGTAAAGATTTTGCTGAGATGAAATAGAAGATgacatgtttttcattttttcttactGTCCTGACTCCTGAGTGATTTTTCTTCCTATTTACTTACGAACAAATTGCACAAAGAAGTAGTAACTTCTTTTTTCTATGAGCGGTTGACAGAGTTCACCAACCAGCTGCTTTCTGTCTGTGTCTAGCTGtgacattaattaatgttgGGACAAGAGAGAACAAATCAGGAAGAAAATTTGGAAATTCCACAGAAAGCCGAGAAGGAATTCATTAATAACTGTTTATTGCGAAAATCAGCAAAACAagtgaattataaaaaagaaaaagaaaaaaaaaccacaagaaAAAAGGTAATGAAACAAGCAGGAAAGGGATTAACCCTcccttatttattttgaattagtAATTCTCAATTTCACTGggataaacaacaaaaaagcaTGGTTAGTACgtactataattaattaattctattaatGGAGATGGAGTCTGAAATCAAATGATACCAGAATACAGCAAACTGAAGAAGATAAAAAGTACAGGATACAAAGGTCATGGCGTCCAAGCTGTTTTACGAACCTTTGGAGGTCATGTGTACGTATTTTGATAAAAGTGGAGAAATAGGGTCTGGACGATGGAGTCGTGGCAAGGATAGAGAATTCAATGGAAACTTGGATAGGAAGACAACGCGTACACATGCACTTGGGAATCGGGATGAGCAGTCCCTTGAAGCCTGAAATTGCGGACGGCGACGCGAAGCCGCGTCCCTCTTAGCTGACTCTGAGTTGCAAAGCATCTGACTCTGAGCTGGCAATGAAAATTACTTTAACAACTTAACCCTCGGGTGTACGTAACTTTAAGCGTTTTTATGGTCAGAATCTTATCATTATTCATGCAATTTacgtacatataattttttatataatattattttaaatgagtgttgttttaataaaataatttataaaaaaaaaaattatactcatcattctcGCTCAACACAacacacatatttttttaattttttttatcttatcaaaCGTATAgtatatgaataatgagtagaataactcaattattttaaagagagtaaaataaaataaatgaaagaaaaaataagtatGATATGTGATGTGTGGAAATGATAAGTatcaaaaatctaaatattagatatcttaataataattttttttatatttttcaaatacgtacatttcataaattaattaataatttaatttatacttaaaattattgtttcccaactttttttcctcaacctaattatccaatagtagccattgagaatatttttagagcAAAATATTGTTTAGAAGATGAATAGTAGTTGACcaaattgaaaaaagtgaagGATTTACTATAACTCAAAAGTGGAGCCTTATAATTTACTAGAGAAAAGTATCAACTCACCTATATTCAGTtgcaaaataagagtaatgttagatttagtcatagattttataaacacattattcttttttaaaaagagtgaaatacaccatgaaaaaattaatttttttaattgtgattcttataaaaaattatatttgtagttataAAGTGCACAAATATTACGTGCTCATTTGGAAAAAGTGAGGAAATGTAGaaccaacataaaaaaaaaaaaattaattaattaatttttttgaatgctAGACTCACTCTTTTCTAAAATGAGTGTGTAACGTTTGCACAATTCataattgtatatatcattactcttctcATATTCACttactttttttgtaaaatgagtATGTAGCGCCTACACACTTTAtgacaataaatataatttctcgcGAAATAATGGGTATATGCTTGGCCCAACTCAATTAGTaaaggaaaaaactactttgcATCCCAATTTAACCGTTCAAGTTTACtgcttaataattaattatttatttatttaatgattaagaaagtaattttaagtatattagagtatttttatttttcaaaaatatttaaataaatgtgaaaaaaataaaaaatgatcaaCTTGAGCAGACTACTCTAACCCAACGCATTAGCAAATGGGTCAGGTCTGTTGCAAAGcgaaaacaaattgaaaaatggGTCGGGTGTGGTCACCGGTTAATTTCTCAAGTAAGAGCAAATCTGTTAAAACCCAAAACCAGTCCTGAATTAATTGATCAATAGCAACGTACACTTCAATTGCAATGTAACAAATATGATTATagagagaataataaaaaaaaaaggctcgcTTACTTATGGAATAATATCCCAAATGAGATTCGCCATTAAGAGCTTTTTTCTCAAAAAGGGAAGTACAGATCGTAATACTCTACCACTGAGTATTTATAAACCCATATAATCAAGGCTGAGAGTGTCATAAAGAAGACGAAAGcgtgcctttttttttcaactgGTCTCTCCAGCAGCTTGTGCATTGCAAACATGAAGTTCTTTCCAGCTTTCCCCCTCCTTGTGGTGTTTCTCTTAGTTTTTTCAACTGGTAATTACTTCCTCTTTATAAACGAAGTTCCTATTCTTCATAATCAGtgggtttttatattttatagccTTTATATACATATGATCATTGACAATTTAATTCTTtgggaaaacaaaaacagagaaaatGATCTTACATTTGatcaaatataaaagaagaaagaacatatcataatttttaaatatatttctttttgaaagCTTTCCATGTGCCTCCTTCATCTaacttctatttttatttttattctttagagggagggagagagagagagagagagagaggctcatCTAGTATATACTGCAGATGAAGCCTACGTATATTGCATTTACTATATTTTGATTGAAACTTTAAATTCATGGGTGTATATGTTTagttaatttcctttttaaacAGGTACTACCTCAGTGAAGGCGCAAGAATGCTCCAATGCCACCATCAATATTGTGAATTGCACAAAGCTGGCATGCGTTGAAAGCTGTGTTAACCAGTATGGCGAAAGTATTAATGGCGGGTGCATCGATGATCATACCTGCTGTTGCTACATTTCCAATATATGAAATCAAAACATACATGAAGTTCTAGCTTATTCGAATAAATGAAAGAGTTCTATAATGTTCGCGTGTTTGGTTATCTCttgttgtttatatatatggatcggttttttttttttgttttctaactCCAGTATACATACAATGATCAAGATACACAGGAATGGATGGGTTTCTGTGACAAATAATCCATCGCAACAagtacaacaacaaaaaaacctCATTTTATGAGACCAAAAGATTGATCCCCATCCATTATCCATTCTCGGTCATGGCAGAACGGTCTTAAATGACAAGTTCTGACAATATGCTAGGAGACATACATTTGGCACATAGAAGCAGCTAAACTCATTTGGGTTGAGTTCAAATTTAAACACAACccaacatctaaatatataatttttaaattattaaacatcATTCAACTCAATTCCTCTTTATACGTGGAACACGatcttttttaactcaacacctctttatatGCGAGaccctcaattttttttaactttccataaatacatctaaaactcatcttaagatctaaacaaatctaaactcatcttaaatgaCCCCCACAAAACTTTCTcaattatctcaattcactactattcatacaaaATTTAACTCAACCCAACTCATCATCTAAATATAGACTTAGAGACTGTAGTACAATCGCTAGAAGAGAATAGGGTTGGTACACTgtaatttgttgttttgaatttagTCATGCACCAGTACCGATAAAAAGTATCGTTAACTGGACTGAtaagggttaaaaaaaaattttttttttttacattttttaaacatcttcaaacatgtttttctttataaaaaaaaaaaaaaaaatcaattcactGATaaacacttctttaactatttttttaaagtaaaaaataaaataaaaaccaagtATCGGTCATTTTGGGGGTCCAATTCATCGGTCTCccagcattttcctttgaaatttttaaagaatAGACCAAATCCTTGTTCTCAATAACATAGATGGAGAGGCGGCATCAAATTGCATATGTCAAAGCATTGACAATTATCTAGTAATTGTCAAatctaaaatttgactaaaagttAAGATTTTGACTAAAGTCAAAactatttctattaaaaattaatccaCATTAGACTATTCatctaaaagttaaaataataatataatattaaatattttaatactaattttttttattttgtaaatacacttaatatattaattaataatttaatttttacttaaaattattattttccaactatttttttcttcaacctaaTTATCTAATAGTaactattgaaaatatttttagagtaaaatattgtttggaAGATGAATAGTGGCTAGCCAAGTTTGTATAAAGAGatggatttactgtagcttatgAAATTTTGACTACTCCAGTGCAGACCACTTTTGAGCTACTTAACCAAAATTTGGCTAGGCATAAGAGCATCTACATTGatctatgcatatgtatatacaaaatcaaatttatataatataaccctaaaatcttctacattgatttatgcatatccaaatatttaactAGCTATGAACAgtacttatctaaatttggataactactattcactccacaaaatatattttaatcattatttctctctcctcctactctctctcacaatcctttcattttctccttcattcaacaacacaacaaaccttCACctgcacatttattttattattattatatattatatatttttttcattttattatatttttaatataatataaaaaaaaaatttatagcatttgtattattaatgtcaaatatatGTAGTTGATGCTAattgcaacatatatataaaaaaattaattttagcaaaaaattattattattttgtctcaaatatgcataagtcaatatgaaaattttgcttgaatgacaaagtggttatgtaaaaaaaataattttacatatgcatatacatagaccaatactaatgctctaacaTTTAACTAAACCAATGCCAATAGTCTTACTTACTACCAGAAAACATCCGACGCAACTGTGATAGCACGTTGAGATCACGTGCCAGCAGTTTTGAGATGGAGTGGGTTATATCTCATCCTCCTCTATTTGTTGTAgcgttttctttcttttgttcgaacatttttCCCGTGATTAAGATGGATCAGGTTTTTTTTTGATACATTGGGAGGTTGATCAGGTGTATAATttaagtgaaaaagaaaaaaatcaggtAATTTTAACCTAGAATTTCCATATAGATAACCACagcaagagaaatgatagttacagtcgtgaatgCACAAACGCcatacaatcactttgaaaaaaatgaataaatacaagacacacatgaaaaaataataatttttaattgtaaacttccttctttttcaaagcaactgcACAACATTTACACACTCCATAAATACATACGGCTGCATGTAGCATTGCTCAAATATTGTTTGACTAGTCTAAACTCACTCGAACTCGGCTCACTCACGGTCATAAGTCTATAACAGGAAACTCAGAACTCAGTactaatttctaaatatattgacattgatatatatatttcttttgagaGTAATGctgctttttttattattattatttatgaaaccACAAGacgatttctttttttaaacctacgaaaaataatttaaaaatataacaaatcaaCTAGTGTGACAGGATAATGAAATTCGAATAAAGAACAGCATTCGTGCGAGTGCCCTTTCCTTTTTATCCCTTACATTTCCAAGGCAACCAAACGGAGCCCGGAGTAGAGCTACTGTAGGAAATGTATATCTACGACTGCGCAAAAGAAGCTAGTAGTTTGTTCTTGTTCtaattttctcagcaaccaaacagaacCTACACAATGAAAGAAGAAACAAGGAGATGCAGCACCGGCTAACAGGAGAATGTTACAGCAACTACTTCCTTAAActgcaagaagaaaagaagtcCTCTAacaatttcaagttttcagCAACTAAGACCGAAGAACCACTCGGATCGGTATCAGTTAGCTTCGCTTAAACCGTATGAGCCATCGATTGACACCCGATCAAAGCCTATTTACATACCAAGCAATTGAATACTTACACTGATTATGAAAATTCAACATTTGTTGTTGAGTGCGTATGTTTCCTTAACAAAAATGGGCACTGCCAACGAATTATACTAACAAAAAATCGTTgccattattttgtatttttagagTAAACTACGAATTAGGGTTTTACCaaccttcttcatcttctgtGCATCAAAATTGAAGTGTTCCTTAGTGTGCCTTTCTCCTCTGAGGCTGTTTCTCGGAGGCTAGTCTGTAAATCCAGTATACCTGGAAGGAGAATAAAACGAATGGACGGTAAATAACATATTCGCTTGGAACTAGATGAAGAAGGGAAAGGAAGAAAGTAAATAAGAAAGGGATAAAGAAGGGGTTTCTGTACCAAAGCGAGGACATGAGCTGCTATCAGGACAACGACCATGAGAGGCACTGCCTCGAGGAGCCATGGCCGCGACGACGATGAATGGTGTTGATTCGCCATTTTGAAAGAGAGACTGAGGGGATGCAAATTCTAAAGCCCTGGAAGCGGTGTTTCCCTTCGAAATTCACGGAGAAGGAATCACCTTTTGTTAGAAGCAagcacattaatatatttaggcTCGCTAGTTACGAGCGGGCTAGGGCCCAGGGGCGAGTATCGGGTTGGGAAGGTTTATGCCTCATTTGTTACTGTTGCGCAATTgagatgacaaatattttattaaaaattaaataaaatattattataatataatttttattttaaaatttaaaaaaattaaattatttattatattttatgtaaaaatttaaaaaaattataataattatataagatgaaataacttgattttatgtaattaaacCAACCCTTAATTTGGATTGTGCTTATTATGAATTTGGATTATCGGCAGGTTTGGAATTTGGATTGTGCTTGAAATTGTACCTCCTGTTTTATTATGAATGAGAcaacaaaaatataactttataaactaataattatGAGATATGCCACTCTATTTtgtgcaaaaagaaaatatccaaaataaggaaaatgatataattcataagaaaataGAGCCcactaaaaggaaagaaaaatatataataatttaaaaagtaatgcttaaaagtttcaaatcgacaaatctcattcaaattttttataaaaaagtaagtactattaataaaaaataattttttatattttttaaaggtgaaatccattttttataaggatttatattgaaattttctatttgagacttatataaaacatttatctaatttaaaaaagagaCAGTgtaattctatataataattgaAGATAAGTActgttttcaaattgaattttGTCATCTAATATCAtacatattttatgtaattttatttaaataattaacttaTGAAATCATTAAGAACTGCCACGTGAACTCgtctaagtaaaaataataataaacaaaaaacaaataattgcTCAAAGTTTATATGCATTGGTTGGTTTTCTATCTCGCTTCTTGACTGGGCAGTGGAGTAATCTTTGAGTGAGATGTAGTGCCCCTGTCAACAGTATAAAAAAACTAGACAAtccttatatattatatataagaccattattgctatatatatataacatcaaaaaaatattgtaaaaaaatcaatcaaaatttaaataacaaatcaaaaatcaaaaaaaccttaaaataatattataaataagtgGATATAAAAAATCTCCTGTCCGTTCATAGTTTTCTCTTATTCGGTCAAGTCTTCTGACAAGATACTCAAATTGCAAtttcttacaaaataaaataaaataaaatgtatgtcaagaatttttaatttaaaaaaatacaactgagtgaataaaaaaactgaataaaaaaacatgtgccgaaccaaaaaatatatatacatgcttgATTTCATTGAAGTTGAAACAGATTCCAAATTGATTATAGATTGGGTAAAGAATATGAGATGTAGTTtgtggtatttggaggatttttagAAAGAGATTACGAGTTCTCTCGATGATATAAGCTTTACATGCAGACACATTTACAGGGAATATAATGCTGCTATCGATAGCCTGGTGAAGCTTGGTGCTAAAGATAGGACAATTATCTCTTACTCAGCTTCGGACCTTCCAAGGACGACTAGAGGTTTTATAAGATTGGATAAAGGAGGATTGTCGTATATGAGGAGAAAGTATGTGCAGGTTAAATTTGTTACAcggtttttattttacattcttCAGTTTGGTTAATAAGGTTTggagtttttttattatgtttatatttttttttttttatgattatttgtaacTCCAGATATCAGGTTGAAATCACAGTATTCTTCGTCAAAATAGAGGTTTTCCATTACAACTAAGGTACCGTcctctttcttttaaaaaaaaaaaaaaaaaccccgtGACTTGACCTCTTAATTCCCTTGAGAAAGAAGGTTACGAATGATTGATGCAGCTTGTTCCATGCGTTACGCCTGcactcatttaattaataaactagTGCAAATTATTGTTGGTGATCAGGTGGCTTACTAATGAGATAGAATCTGAATTCTTCTGTTCCATCGATTAAGATCATGTACATCATGATATGTCATTATTGCGTGCGGGGATGGAACAAGATATCCAACATGAAGCGAGCTCCGGTTGCTGAAGAGGCTAGCCAAACCACTTACATATGGCAAAGTCAGACGTGTACGCTAAGGTTATAACCTGAAGACGCATATGACAGTCCTGATTTTTGGTTTTTCAATCGGGCTCCGCTGgcattttcactattttttaattgaaaaaatctattcatcattttttttttttttcattctctcattctctcatcatctcataatataatattagatgattGATTAATCaatcatctaatattatattatgagatgatgagatgaatataaaaatttaaatgatgattagtattactcataaaaattaaaactcatacatatatatttaattaattctgaCATTGCTCGTCCTAAGTTGTTTGATCGATATTTAATTATAAGCttcttttatcatcttaaccaaggttgttttttttataataaaaaaaaaattgttgaaatcaCTATGGTTTTATGACTTCCGCAAAAAAcgtacaaaattaaaaaataaagcacaGGTAGTGATGGTTGACAGTTGAGAACGTAATTCATTCTGGGTCGAGCATAGAGCATTGAtattcaattatataaatttaaaaaaaaataaaaaatttggataatataatctaaaaataCACTGCattgaattatataaatacaaaaaatatgaattttaattacaataaattagtattgtatgTCATATTTAAATTTCACTATAACTAGATCAAATGAAgtaacaaatattttctttaactctgaacactctctctctcttcttgaaCACTCTGAACAGTTTTTAGAAACTATGTTTGAGAAAGTTCCAATgcaaaatttctttgttttttttgtttttttggttataATTGTGggttgttataatttattgaCTTTTAACCTTATCTAAAAATAGGTGATATgtactattaataaaaaataaagaaaaataatatttttgtgtagctcttaatttagaaaaaatcttattattaaattaataatattttattattattttagctaataaaagaataatttaatgTGGAAATAAGTTTTAAGGAGAATAATCAAATGTAAAATCATctgatattatataaattttgtatttacatTTGTATAATATAACGAGGATGCTCTAAGAATTGAAAACGTCTCCAGAAAATCTTATATTCTCCATCCAAATGGTGGTTGGAGTTTCCTACCATCCTCCTGTTTATATAGTCCTGACACTgcattattagtattattatttttttctttttctctttattttttcctttgttttcctaTTGTGGCATGGAGAAGTTCTGATCTTCTATTTTCCAGCCATCCACGACCGCCACACACCGCAAGACTCTCCAGTCGTCGATCCTTTAGACGACATAAGCAAATTGTCAAAAAGAGTGGCGTGTGCGTCTCACCTGCATTGGATCTCACGCGCCGCAACACTAAGGAGAGCCTGTCGTCACAACACGTGACATTTCTGGAATTAGCGGCCTCAGATCTTTTAAATACGACCAATCTCCACTCTTCTAGTGTGACGCATGGTCTCCACCACAGTTCCTCGGTGTTTCGACGCTTTCTTCCGTTTGTTATCTTCCTATGTTATTGTTAATCTTAACCAAGGATCGTGAGAAAATGTAGTGAAAGTCTTTTTCAATTAATCCAGACCAGCGACATACAACACAGATCCATTCATTGCGACTCACAGTCGTAATATTATAATCTGTTTATCGGACTATATTAAAACTGCTTCAAGTAGCTTCTCCTTGTAGGAAATAGGTGGGGGTTAAGTCGTTGACTCTAGATccctcttatttttctttttcttgtgttGTATTAGCTGATTTGGAATGAATGTCAAGACCTCCCATTATGTTATCTATTATATTCTATAACtgttttatatatctatttggaagaagaagaagaaaaaaaaaaaacattcacgATAGGGTATttaataagagtaatgatatacatataatatattgcataatatattatacaataatgttataaaatgagaatagttttataaaatgatattatttttataaaatgttttataaaaataattttcatttaaaatacttttcccTTCAATAATAGAGCTCTACCTTCCTCAAAaacagaatatatattatacgataAAATAAAGAAGCTGCAGGGAACAACGCTGTCGCATGATTATTAGCGGACCTAACAGGTTAGGCATCTAgtgtgtgtttagatgttgaagtgagttgagttgagttgaattaagatgataaaatattgttaaaatattattttttaatattattattattttaaaaattaaaaaaattaaattatttattatattttatattaaaatttaaaaaaattataataatagatgAGTTTCACAATCAAACTCAAGTGGTCCCGAAAGGCCAACTGCCTTAGTACAAAATGCATTGGTCTTTTGAAGACTTTTTCGGTCAGGCTGGATTTGGGagcttttaatgaaaaattgatCATTTCGATTTTCAACGCAAAAGATGTAAAGCCAAAAAAGTCAAACATCTGTCATGCACTGAGTTAaataattagaagaagaaaaagaaatggagaaaaatgagtgaggcaggaaattaaaaaataaaaaattaaaaaaaaaaaaaaaaaaagagagagaagtgtGGATTCGTGGAATGTAGCCGAAGGTAAAATAGTGCATGTGAGCCACGTGTAAGGTAGGCAATACCGGTAAATAGCAAAGACAACTCTCTCGCTTAAGATCTGAATCACCCAATTTTAGCCTTCAAACAAACTGAacctccttaaaaaaaaaaaaaaagttacaagtcATTATTCATTACCTTTTTTTgcgttaattattattattattatttggttattgcatttcattttcatttaacgATTTTTCTAATCCAACAAACTATTAAACGTTAAACTGAAACCTCTCTCTCCCATCTCTCTGACTCTGTCACGGGTTCCATTTCCCGTCCCTCCTTCAGgtaccccctctctctctagaacTTGCTCGATCCTAAGTTCAACTGTAAATGCAAATTCAATTATTCACCATGTAAtcgttcaatttttttaattttctttcgtGTCCATATATGCAggtcaaatttgaaaattagtaaCTTTGGAAATGAAATGATCCCAGTCCCACTAATTTCGATATCATTGCGCTTCATTGGCGTGCGAAAATAGATTATTTCCTTTCCCATCAACAGCCGCTCGTTCAAATATATTCCCAATAATTTACCTGCTGTTTTTCATTTCTGGGTCATTCTTAAATTCAAGCGAAAATATGGGCTATCTCAATTCCGTGCTTTCATCTTCAAGCCAGGTTCATGCCGAAGATGCACCCGTATGCGGCGGGGGCCTCAGGTTTACACTCTTTTCATCTTTATATGAACTAATTCTTTGTTGATTTCATAAATTCCAGTGTTTTTGCCATGCGCGctattgaatatattatatgtttttcgctgatttctttttgtatttgattgaaTATAGTATTCGATTGTGCTTTATTTGCCTTTTTGTTGTAGGTTGAGGAACTTTAATGTATTCGTTTGTGAAACCTTTTGTTTATCAACTAGTTATAGTCAattattgtgtatttattatttttggagaATGCTCTCGCTTTTTGCAACCTCAAGGATCTTagttatgaatatttataatttttttcatctggGCTTGGCTTTTCATCAAAAGCTAAATTTTCGAATAGATCTCAGTCCAATGGAGCGATGGGTACCGGTTTTCGTTTCTATTTTAAGAGGAAATGAGgtgaaggaaaataatttgttgTTGATGAGGGTTCGAAAGCTTGtttgtaaacattttttttttttttaaatattcgtCAATTATGAATATGCACATTTGCCCCTATCAAGTGTTCACgcttttataatataattgcaTACTTTATGTGCACTTGGGTTGCAGCCCTTGCGCTTAAAGTAAGAAAAGATA belongs to Juglans regia cultivar Chandler chromosome 8, Walnut 2.0, whole genome shotgun sequence and includes:
- the LOC109000993 gene encoding uncharacterized protein LOC109000993 — translated: MANQHHSSSSRPWLLEAVPLMVVVLIAAHVLALVYWIYRLASEKQPQRRKAH
- the LOC109000991 gene encoding protein GLUTAMINE DUMPER 5-like codes for the protein MRSIASTSAATKASPSMSPAPSVWQSPVPYLFGGLAAMLGLIALALLILACSYWRLAGQLDERERRSETDLESSGEGKDARDSESKVPKVYEDKILVIMAGDEKPTFLATPVRAKAASCGDGNVEKAGDQKKKKKGDKAENFETTIKEVDDQDEDTRTEENKVISNSQETSEAQGHNQ